The Macrobrachium rosenbergii isolate ZJJX-2024 chromosome 8, ASM4041242v1, whole genome shotgun sequence genome includes a region encoding these proteins:
- the LOC136840686 gene encoding uncharacterized protein isoform X1, translating into MKKSLTTAVLLPLWMVLVSRATAVQYVDISDPDNHPMIKAAEESTVTCPTNIDPNAYWMKRFLKLIKDRMPHQAVTWNELLPNLRHLVDLETKGYLAAIAKGDFKADDITWPNEALKPWIIPTFMPVVTPPDPEPVIVVEQVYNGERIYKEIIGNQIRKKRDLSGGEVDEVEALPQRAFHVNPNHFNDDLPYLGRSLITTSTNLNLARMAKSSGGRRGILHQTW; encoded by the exons GCTGTACAGTATGTTGACATAAGCGATCCTGACAACCACCCGATGATCAAGGCTGCCGAAGAATCAACTGTCACTTGCCCTACG AACATAGATCCCAACGCTTACTGGATGAAAAGGTTTCTGAAACTGATAAAAGATCGTATGCCCCATCAAGCCGTTACCTGGAATGAGCTTTTGCCGAACCTGCGACATCTAGTTGATCTTGAAACAAAAGGATATTTGGCTGCCATTGCCAAAG GAGACTTCAAGGCGGACGACATTACATGGCCAAATGAAGCGCTGAAGCCTTGGATCATCCCGACGTTTATGCCCGTGGTCACTCCTCCCGACCCAGAGCCGGTTATCGTGGTTGAGCAGGTGTACAATGGAGAAAGG atATACAAGGAGATCATCGGGAACCAGATACGAAAGAAGCGAGACCTTAGTGGAGGAGAGGTCGACGAAGTAGAGGCCCTCCCACAGAGGGCGTTCCACGTGAACCCGAATCACTTCAATGACGATTTGCCCTACCTTGGGAGAAGCCTGATTACAACATCCACGAACCTGAATTTGGCGAGGATGGCCAA GTCAtcgggaggaagaagaggaatacTCCACCAAACATGGTAG
- the LOC136840686 gene encoding uncharacterized protein isoform X2: MNHQKEISYSTPMRMAVQYVDISDPDNHPMIKAAEESTVTCPTNIDPNAYWMKRFLKLIKDRMPHQAVTWNELLPNLRHLVDLETKGYLAAIAKGDFKADDITWPNEALKPWIIPTFMPVVTPPDPEPVIVVEQVYNGERIYKEIIGNQIRKKRDLSGGEVDEVEALPQRAFHVNPNHFNDDLPYLGRSLITTSTNLNLARMAKSSGGRRGILHQTW; encoded by the exons GCTGTACAGTATGTTGACATAAGCGATCCTGACAACCACCCGATGATCAAGGCTGCCGAAGAATCAACTGTCACTTGCCCTACG AACATAGATCCCAACGCTTACTGGATGAAAAGGTTTCTGAAACTGATAAAAGATCGTATGCCCCATCAAGCCGTTACCTGGAATGAGCTTTTGCCGAACCTGCGACATCTAGTTGATCTTGAAACAAAAGGATATTTGGCTGCCATTGCCAAAG GAGACTTCAAGGCGGACGACATTACATGGCCAAATGAAGCGCTGAAGCCTTGGATCATCCCGACGTTTATGCCCGTGGTCACTCCTCCCGACCCAGAGCCGGTTATCGTGGTTGAGCAGGTGTACAATGGAGAAAGG atATACAAGGAGATCATCGGGAACCAGATACGAAAGAAGCGAGACCTTAGTGGAGGAGAGGTCGACGAAGTAGAGGCCCTCCCACAGAGGGCGTTCCACGTGAACCCGAATCACTTCAATGACGATTTGCCCTACCTTGGGAGAAGCCTGATTACAACATCCACGAACCTGAATTTGGCGAGGATGGCCAA GTCAtcgggaggaagaagaggaatacTCCACCAAACATGGTAG
- the LOC136840686 gene encoding uncharacterized protein isoform X3, with product MIKAAEESTVTCPTNIDPNAYWMKRFLKLIKDRMPHQAVTWNELLPNLRHLVDLETKGYLAAIAKGDFKADDITWPNEALKPWIIPTFMPVVTPPDPEPVIVVEQVYNGERIYKEIIGNQIRKKRDLSGGEVDEVEALPQRAFHVNPNHFNDDLPYLGRSLITTSTNLNLARMAKSSGGRRGILHQTW from the exons ATGATCAAGGCTGCCGAAGAATCAACTGTCACTTGCCCTACG AACATAGATCCCAACGCTTACTGGATGAAAAGGTTTCTGAAACTGATAAAAGATCGTATGCCCCATCAAGCCGTTACCTGGAATGAGCTTTTGCCGAACCTGCGACATCTAGTTGATCTTGAAACAAAAGGATATTTGGCTGCCATTGCCAAAG GAGACTTCAAGGCGGACGACATTACATGGCCAAATGAAGCGCTGAAGCCTTGGATCATCCCGACGTTTATGCCCGTGGTCACTCCTCCCGACCCAGAGCCGGTTATCGTGGTTGAGCAGGTGTACAATGGAGAAAGG atATACAAGGAGATCATCGGGAACCAGATACGAAAGAAGCGAGACCTTAGTGGAGGAGAGGTCGACGAAGTAGAGGCCCTCCCACAGAGGGCGTTCCACGTGAACCCGAATCACTTCAATGACGATTTGCCCTACCTTGGGAGAAGCCTGATTACAACATCCACGAACCTGAATTTGGCGAGGATGGCCAA GTCAtcgggaggaagaagaggaatacTCCACCAAACATGGTAG